The genomic stretch CTGCACCAATCTGGCGCTGAAGGTTCGTTACAGCTATTGAGAGGGCCGCCTGCTTTGTTGCTGTGGCCACATCTCTCGTTTGCAGCGTATCGAGGCGTGCTTCCAGCTGCTCTGCCCGTCTCTGTTGTTCGGCGAGCGCCTGGTCCATTTCCCGGCGCAACCGATCAATTTCACTACTCTGCTCTGTGATCCGTTTTTGATCCGCTGCCATGGCAGCCTGTGTTTCCGCCAGCACATCTTCCCGAATTGACTCCAGCTTGTCTTCAAGCTGAGCTTCAGAAACGACACCCTGCGCATCCTGTGCTTGCGCTCTGACAGTCTCAATCACGGCATTGTCGATCTTGCTGTCGGCAGCGGCCTGCGTCGCAGCATCTGCGACAGGCGCAGGCGTGGAGGTCGTCTCTCCATTCTGCTTACTCGGCTCGGTCCGGTTTTCAATCGTTGCCCCTTCAGATTGTGTCGTTGTTATATCTTCAGTTGGTGTGGCAATGTCTTGATCCTGCTCACTACCGTCAGAACGCCCCGAACGCGCTTCCCGGCGCGCACGATTTCGTTCAATCGCGGCCTGACGGGCAGCATCTGCCTCAACACTGTCTTGAGGGTTCAGAGACTGCACTTCCTCACGAACTTCCGTGACGATTTCTTCCGCTGTCTCCGCTACTTCCTCAGCAGCACCACTGACAACCGATGCGACTGAGTCAACGGCTTCCCCAGTCTGATCGATAATTTCTGCAGTTTTATTTTCTACGATTTCAGCAGCTTGCGTGGCTGTGGTGACTGTCGCTTTGCTCATTTCTTCTGCCGCTTCTGAGACCGTCTCTGCGGCATCTGCCAGAGCATTACCAGCCACCGCTGGGTTATCAGCCTCAGGCTCACTATTTTCAGCTGCAACTGGTGTACCTGCCAGTAAATCCTGCTCTTCAACCATTGCCGTTTGCGGGGTCAGTTCCTCCTCGCCCCCTTGCATCAGGAAAAACACAATCAGAGCCAGCGCCATAACCCCCAGCAGGATGACCCCTGTCGTAACGAAGCTTTGCGGAGATTTCTCCTCCTCATCACCGGCATTTTCATGAGTGTCCGATAGGGCTTCATCTTCAACGACCGTTTCGCCTTCAAGACGAGTTACTTCCTCGCCGGAGTCTGTATCATCCGAGTCAATTATCTCAGCTTCTACCTGTTCCGGCTGATCATCAGTGTTGCCGTTATCGTCTTTCTTCGGGGTGTCGGAATTGCTCATCAAAACTCTCTTTGAGATGGTTCTAAGGTGATGGTTTGCAGTTGAGCAACTTATGTGCGGGCTGGATTCAGAATGTCAATCATGGCGTGTTGATCCGGGCTACTGGCAATCAAAATTTGCGGGGCCGCGTTATCCGGAAAAACTTTTGCCACCGCTTCACTTATGACGACCAACCTGATGTGCTGCAGTGTGTCTATCAGATCATATTTTTGCAGGAGGGACAGAAATATCTTCGCAGTCCTTGCCGAAAAGAATGTCGCCGCAAAAAGCTTCTGCCCACGCAACATGCCCTGAATGTCCTCAGCGAGACTTTCACTGGCAACGGCCTCATATAATATTGCACGCTCATAATGTCGCCCGCCACGTTCAAGCGCGCTGGAAAGGTCACCAGCGATATGTGTGCCTGCTATGTGCGTGAGCCTGGCATTTGGGTCTGTCTCTTCGATGATAACATCTGACAGGCTTTCAACCGATCCCTGTGCAATACCGGCCAGATCAAACCCTGCTGCCTTGGCCGCATCAGCCGTTGTGCTGCCAACAGCGAAAACCGGCCAGATACGTTCCTGTATGATCCTGCAAAAAGCCCTCACACCATTTGAGGATGTAAAAACAAGATGAGATGTGTCGGACAAATCCGGTATGGCTTGCGGCTGAAAGTTGATGGTGATCATCGGCGCGTGAACCGGAATCATACCATGCTGCTGCAATAGCGCAGAAAATGCTGCCGCATCCGTTTCTGGGCGGGTCACCAGAACTTTCATGCTGCCCTGACGATTTCCTGTATTGCCTGCGGGGCCTCAGCGAAAATCCTGTCGGCCAGACTGATGCCAAACTTCCGGGCCACTTCAAGCTGATCAGCCACGGTTGACCGTTCGAGTGTCAGGCTTTCGCGAAGCGTCAGTTCCTGCTGACCATCCAACGTGAGCAACTGTGCCGTGAAATTAAGCTGATGCCCTGACATAATGGCCAACCCGGCAATGGGAGTCTGACATGAGCCATCGAGACGATGGAGAAACGCCCGCTCCGCACTGCTGACGATGCTTGTATCCAAACAGGCAAGAGCTGCCTGAACCAGCGGTAATCGGTCATCGCCTTCACGCATCTGGACACAGAGAACCCCCTGACCAACAGCGGGTAGCATTTCTTCCGGCTCCAGAACGGTCCTTGTTAGGTCAACCTTATCAAGGCGCCGCAAGCCCGCCTCCGCAAGAAGCGTTGCATCAGCCTGGCCTTCCTTCAGCTTCTGTAATCGGCGGTCCACATTGCCGCGCAGGGGAACAATGCGCAAATCCGGACGGCGGTAAAGAAGCTGCGCAGCACGGCGCACAGAAGATGTACCAAATACCGAATTTTCTGGTAGATCCCATGGCTTATCTGCCATCTCGGAAATGAAAGCATCGCGCGGGTCTTCCCGCGCCGGAACTGCAGCAGTCACGAGACCTTTCGGCATTTCAGCCGGCATATCTTTCATGGAATGCACAGCAATGTCAGCCTCACCGCTCAATAATGCGTGCTCGATCTCTTTTGTAAAAAGGCCCTTGCCACCTATAGCCGCCAACGAACCAGCCAGCCGTCTGTCACCTTGCGTAACGTATGTTTTGATAGCCAAACGATCATTATAGTCTGTTTCGGATATGCTCAAATGCCGCGCTAGCTTTGATCGCATCAACACGGCCTGACGCACCGCCAGGGGAGACTTCCTTGAAGCCAGTCTGAGAGATATTTCGGCTGACATTCAGGCGGCCCGATACTTCATAAACGAAACAAACTTGCCAGCGTGTGGCACTTTTGCCTAAGGCAATTCAACCTCTTACCGCTTTTGCAACACTAAAAAAAGGCCTGACCCGTTTCCAATGTCGATCAATCAGATAACTGTCCTCGGAATTGAGACAAGCTGTGATGAAACGGCTGCCGCTGTGGTGCAACTTTCGGATCAAGGCAGGACGGAGGTGCTTTCCAACGTCATTTATACGCAAGCGACTGAACATGAAGGCTTTGGCGGCATTGTCCCGGAACTCGCTGCCCGGGCACATGTCGAGCGGGCAGATCAGATCACCAGTGACGCCTTGAAGGACGCCGGCATTCTGGATGTCAGTCAACTTGACGGCGTTGCTGCAACATCTGGTCCCGGCCTTATCGGCGGGGTCATGGTCGGCATGATGACGGCTAAAGCCATATCCTTGTCACACGCCATACCGTTTATCCCCGTCAATCACCTTGAAGGGCATGCACTTTCTGCAAGGCTGACCGATGATGTGCCCTTCCCATATCTTTTGTTGCTCGTGTCAGGCGGTCATACCCAGTTATTGCTGGTCTCCGGCGTCGGTCAGTATAGGCGGCTTGGCACCACGATTGATGATGCCGCCGGAGAAGCATTTGATAAAACTGCCAAACTCCTCAATCTGGGTCAACCAGGTGGACCCAAGGTTGAAGACGCTGCGCGCAGCGGGAATGATGAACGATTTGCGTTTCCGCGACCTCTACACCAAAGAGATGATTGTGACTTCTCTCTTTCCGGCCTGAAAACAGCTGTTCGTGTAGTTGCCGAAAGAATCACTGATCTCACACAGCAGGACAGGGCAGATATTTCTGCCTGCTTTCAGCGCGCTGCCGCGCGCCACCTTTCACACAAAACACTCGGTGCCATGAAAATTGCCGAGCGAAGCGGGGTCAAAACTCTGGTGCTGGCTGGCGGTGTTGCCGCCAACAATGTGATCAGGCAACATTTCGATGAAATCGTTCAAGCACGAGATTGGAAAATGGTCGTTCCGCCTGCGAAATATTGTACTGATAATGGTGCGATGATCGCTCTGGCTGGAGCAGAGCAGATCCGAGCCAGAGGCATACCAGACCAGACCAAAGCGATGGAACTTGCACCGCGCCCTCGCTGGCC from Parvularcula sp. IMCC14364 encodes the following:
- a CDS encoding COG4223 family protein, which produces MSNSDTPKKDDNGNTDDQPEQVEAEIIDSDDTDSGEEVTRLEGETVVEDEALSDTHENAGDEEEKSPQSFVTTGVILLGVMALALIVFFLMQGGEEELTPQTAMVEEQDLLAGTPVAAENSEPEADNPAVAGNALADAAETVSEAAEEMSKATVTTATQAAEIVENKTAEIIDQTGEAVDSVASVVSGAAEEVAETAEEIVTEVREEVQSLNPQDSVEADAARQAAIERNRARREARSGRSDGSEQDQDIATPTEDITTTQSEGATIENRTEPSKQNGETTSTPAPVADAATQAAADSKIDNAVIETVRAQAQDAQGVVSEAQLEDKLESIREDVLAETQAAMAADQKRITEQSSEIDRLRREMDQALAEQQRRAEQLEARLDTLQTRDVATATKQAALSIAVTNLQRQIGAGRPFAEQLNVLEQLAPNTSGLRDLEPYAEEGLPTVTSLRLRYADDARKALAAANRASENGFWGELGARFSGLFSVRKTGLVSGDSPSAIISRAEVSLDDGDISGALRQLDALEGEAAEVMAGWMEEARSLVSADQLLDEVSNRVLETL
- the tsaD gene encoding tRNA (adenosine(37)-N6)-threonylcarbamoyltransferase complex transferase subunit TsaD, with the translated sequence MTVLGIETSCDETAAAVVQLSDQGRTEVLSNVIYTQATEHEGFGGIVPELAARAHVERADQITSDALKDAGILDVSQLDGVAATSGPGLIGGVMVGMMTAKAISLSHAIPFIPVNHLEGHALSARLTDDVPFPYLLLLVSGGHTQLLLVSGVGQYRRLGTTIDDAAGEAFDKTAKLLNLGQPGGPKVEDAARSGNDERFAFPRPLHQRDDCDFSLSGLKTAVRVVAERITDLTQQDRADISACFQRAAARHLSHKTLGAMKIAERSGVKTLVLAGGVAANNVIRQHFDEIVQARDWKMVVPPAKYCTDNGAMIALAGAEQIRARGIPDQTKAMELAPRPRWPLDSNPEGARHGGGKKGPKA
- a CDS encoding uroporphyrinogen-III synthase, which codes for MTRPETDAAAFSALLQQHGMIPVHAPMITINFQPQAIPDLSDTSHLVFTSSNGVRAFCRIIQERIWPVFAVGSTTADAAKAAGFDLAGIAQGSVESLSDVIIEETDPNARLTHIAGTHIAGDLSSALERGGRHYERAILYEAVASESLAEDIQGMLRGQKLFAATFFSARTAKIFLSLLQKYDLIDTLQHIRLVVISEAVAKVFPDNAAPQILIASSPDQHAMIDILNPART
- the hemC gene encoding hydroxymethylbilane synthase, which gives rise to MSAEISLRLASRKSPLAVRQAVLMRSKLARHLSISETDYNDRLAIKTYVTQGDRRLAGSLAAIGGKGLFTKEIEHALLSGEADIAVHSMKDMPAEMPKGLVTAAVPAREDPRDAFISEMADKPWDLPENSVFGTSSVRRAAQLLYRRPDLRIVPLRGNVDRRLQKLKEGQADATLLAEAGLRRLDKVDLTRTVLEPEEMLPAVGQGVLCVQMREGDDRLPLVQAALACLDTSIVSSAERAFLHRLDGSCQTPIAGLAIMSGHQLNFTAQLLTLDGQQELTLRESLTLERSTVADQLEVARKFGISLADRIFAEAPQAIQEIVRAA